In the genome of Streptomyces sp. V2I9, one region contains:
- a CDS encoding aldo/keto reductase, whose product MRTTTLGRDGPVVGRLGLGAMGLSYRYAPGQRDRTKAVSLVQEAVDLGVNLVETAGAYAAGDNERLIGEAIRGRRDEVVLCTGGGLLGDPDGGLRPAGGPQALRDAVDESLRRLHVDHIDLYLLRRVDPGVPLEESWGALAEQVWAGKIRMLGLPVVTVQEARDAEAVHEAAAMAAEVSLFTRCGLDDVVPYAVERRIALLAGAPLGRGLLAGALTRHDDLPPDDWRRTQPRFAPRAIRHNAALTQAVAQVAARHGATPAQVALAWLLRLGDHVVPLPGTRASYHLAENLGGDRVRLTDQDLTDLEFLPYPAGAPEA is encoded by the coding sequence ATGCGGACCACAACACTGGGCAGGGACGGGCCGGTCGTCGGACGGCTCGGACTGGGCGCCATGGGGCTCTCGTACCGCTACGCCCCCGGCCAGCGCGACCGGACCAAGGCCGTATCGCTGGTCCAGGAGGCGGTGGACCTCGGGGTCAACCTCGTCGAGACGGCCGGCGCGTACGCGGCCGGGGACAACGAGCGGCTGATCGGCGAGGCCATCCGGGGGCGGCGGGACGAGGTGGTGCTCTGTACCGGCGGCGGCCTGCTCGGCGACCCGGACGGCGGGCTGCGGCCCGCGGGCGGCCCGCAGGCGCTGCGGGACGCGGTCGACGAGAGCCTGCGCCGGCTGCACGTGGACCACATCGACCTCTATCTGCTGCGCCGCGTCGATCCCGGCGTGCCGCTGGAGGAGAGCTGGGGCGCGCTGGCCGAGCAGGTCTGGGCGGGCAAGATCCGGATGCTGGGGCTGCCCGTGGTCACCGTGCAGGAGGCGCGCGACGCCGAGGCCGTGCACGAGGCCGCGGCGATGGCGGCCGAGGTGTCGCTGTTCACCCGCTGCGGCCTCGACGACGTCGTGCCGTACGCGGTGGAGCGCCGGATCGCCCTGCTGGCCGGCGCCCCGCTCGGGCGCGGGCTGCTGGCCGGTGCGCTGACCCGCCACGACGACCTGCCCCCGGACGACTGGCGGCGCACCCAGCCCCGTTTCGCCCCCCGCGCCATCCGCCACAACGCCGCGCTCACGCAGGCGGTCGCCCAGGTGGCCGCCCGGCACGGGGCGACCCCCGCGCAGGTCGCCCTGGCGTGGCTGCTGCGCCTGGGCGACCACGTGGTGCCGCTGCCCGGCACGCGGGCGTCCTACCACCTCGCGGAGAACCTCGGCGGCGACCGCGTCCGCCTGACCGACCAGGACCTGACCGACCTGGAGTTCCTGCCCTACCCGGCGGGCGCGCCCGAGGCGTGA
- a CDS encoding alpha/beta hydrolase, translating into MRTDVRFPTNGLQLAGHLYLPEGVDGPLAAIVVGHQTTGVKEQSPAVYAERLVAEGFAVLTFDAAFQGESEGMPRGLEDPFQRAEDFRAAVSYLTTRPEIDAGRIGVMGVCGSGAYVPYAAQTDHRMKAVAGVSGTDVPSFFREGDPEGWQQMVARSGELRSAEAAGEPAATFAVLPEKADADTPAPTADFVDYYKTPRGRHPRSTGDLVVRSADLLDQFDSFADVAKIAPRPLLMIAGTEAVTRGFSEKAVADSPGNAELFLVEGAGHVDLYDRDAAVTPAVAKLTEFFRKHLG; encoded by the coding sequence ATGAGGACCGACGTCCGCTTCCCGACCAACGGCCTCCAGCTCGCAGGCCACCTCTACCTCCCCGAGGGCGTCGACGGCCCGCTCGCCGCGATCGTCGTCGGCCACCAGACCACCGGCGTCAAGGAGCAGTCCCCGGCGGTGTACGCCGAGCGGCTGGTCGCCGAGGGGTTCGCCGTCCTGACCTTCGACGCGGCGTTCCAGGGCGAGTCCGAGGGCATGCCCCGCGGCCTGGAGGACCCCTTCCAGCGTGCCGAGGACTTCCGCGCGGCGGTCTCCTACCTCACCACGCGGCCCGAGATCGACGCCGGCCGCATCGGCGTGATGGGCGTGTGCGGCTCGGGCGCCTACGTGCCCTACGCCGCCCAGACCGACCACCGCATGAAGGCCGTGGCCGGCGTCTCCGGCACCGATGTGCCCAGCTTCTTCCGCGAGGGCGACCCCGAGGGCTGGCAGCAGATGGTGGCCCGCTCGGGTGAGCTGCGCAGTGCCGAGGCGGCCGGTGAGCCCGCGGCCACCTTCGCGGTGCTGCCGGAGAAGGCCGACGCCGACACCCCGGCCCCGACCGCCGACTTCGTCGACTACTACAAGACGCCCCGTGGCCGCCACCCGCGCTCCACCGGCGACCTGGTCGTCCGCAGCGCCGACCTGCTCGACCAGTTCGACTCCTTCGCCGATGTTGCGAAGATCGCCCCGCGTCCGCTGCTCATGATCGCCGGCACCGAGGCGGTGACCAGGGGGTTCTCCGAGAAGGCGGTCGCCGACAGCCCCGGCAACGCCGAGCTGTTCCTGGTCGAGGGCGCCGGCCACGTGGACCTGTACGACCGCGACGCGGCCGTCACGCCCGCCGTCGCCAAGCTCACGGAGTTCTTCCGGAAGCACCTCGGCTGA
- a CDS encoding helix-turn-helix domain-containing protein — protein MTGSAHLRELGELLKHRRGELTPAQVGLPERGHTQRRVRGLRREEVAELTAISTDYYVRIEQGRLAPSQPVLDALVRALRLDGDQRAYAEGLIDQAARAGSRRTAPRRRARPTVHPHLARLLGQLGGTPALVFGPRLDILAWNPPAAALLCDFGAVPEAERNYVRMVFLAPVMREIYPEWEDVARTCVEVLRMEAGTNPADPALTALVGELSVADRNFRVWWAEHRVAHQDFGSKRIAHPDVGDLTLDWDAFRYAGAPEQQLVLWSAEPGTVDAERLAELARGCDEGPVTAVSTGDRGADG, from the coding sequence ATGACCGGTTCCGCACACCTTCGTGAGCTGGGCGAGCTCCTCAAGCACCGCCGCGGGGAGCTCACCCCGGCGCAGGTGGGGCTGCCCGAGCGCGGCCACACCCAGCGCCGCGTCCGGGGGCTGCGCCGCGAGGAGGTGGCCGAGCTGACCGCGATCAGCACCGACTACTACGTGCGCATCGAACAGGGCCGTCTCGCGCCCTCGCAGCCGGTGCTCGACGCGCTGGTGCGGGCCCTGCGGCTCGACGGCGACCAGCGGGCGTACGCGGAGGGGCTGATCGACCAGGCCGCCCGCGCGGGGAGCCGCCGTACCGCGCCGCGGCGACGGGCCCGGCCCACGGTCCACCCGCACCTGGCGCGGCTCCTGGGCCAGCTCGGCGGGACGCCCGCCCTCGTCTTCGGGCCACGCCTCGACATCCTCGCGTGGAACCCGCCGGCGGCGGCGCTGCTGTGCGACTTCGGGGCCGTGCCCGAGGCCGAGCGCAACTACGTCCGCATGGTCTTCCTCGCCCCGGTGATGCGCGAGATCTACCCCGAGTGGGAGGACGTCGCCCGCACCTGCGTGGAAGTGCTGCGGATGGAGGCCGGCACCAACCCGGCCGATCCGGCCCTGACCGCCCTGGTGGGCGAACTGTCCGTGGCCGACCGGAACTTCCGGGTCTGGTGGGCCGAACACCGGGTCGCCCACCAGGACTTCGGCAGCAAGCGCATCGCCCACCCGGATGTCGGCGACCTCACCCTCGACTGGGACGCCTTCCGTTACGCCGGAGCGCCGGAACAGCAACTCGTGCTCTGGTCCGCCGAACCGGGCACCGTGGACGCGGAACGGCTGGCGGAACTGGCCCGCGGGTGCGACGAGGGGCCGGTGACCGCGGTGTCGACGGGTGATCGCGGCGCCGACGGCTGA
- a CDS encoding serine/threonine-protein kinase, with translation MDKLGSDDPHRVGAYRLLGRLGEGGMSQVFLARSDRGRTVALKLVRRELAERPEFRARFRQEVRAAHHVGGAWTAPVLDSDTEAPVPWVATGYVAGPSLQRVVSGRPGAPVTVSGAYGPLPSRSVRFLGAGLAHALQHIHGAGLIHRDLKPSNVLMTIDGPRVIDFGIARALESVPDGELTRTGILVGSPGFMAPEQVRGERVTTACDVFCLGAVLAYAASGRLPFGTAESGGVHALMFRTAREDPDLTGVPEELAGVVRDCLAKDPAARPGTDDILARLGGTEADEPWLPAQLIAQLGRHAVSLLDAEDPELPEGLDTPKASGVPEALDTPGASGVPKALDTPGTPVVPEAPDRARAAGDPAAPAPPESGPYAAPPASASPRPHPAPYARAPQPYSGAPAHGGTAEQALAPACFAPTPAPSGREGRPLGATVALIAVAVVVALGAGGSVYAFMKGGTPGRTVSPGPSGSATERGGQQGDGGTVPENFLGTWSGSIPGEQGSATRTLTIRQGEVGDQVLALTAEGTLDSGGTYHCEFGAPLAGRPPADGPVRIGPSTVSSGSPATSCTPGKPTELTLLPDGTLRRSTAGTGESLIYTRAD, from the coding sequence ATGGACAAGCTCGGCTCCGACGACCCGCACCGCGTCGGCGCGTACCGGCTCCTCGGCCGTCTCGGCGAGGGCGGCATGAGCCAGGTCTTCCTCGCCCGCTCCGACCGCGGCCGCACCGTCGCCCTCAAGCTGGTCCGCCGCGAACTCGCCGAGCGCCCCGAGTTCCGCGCCCGCTTCCGCCAGGAGGTCCGCGCCGCGCACCACGTCGGTGGCGCGTGGACCGCGCCCGTCCTGGACTCCGACACCGAGGCCCCCGTCCCCTGGGTCGCCACGGGGTACGTCGCCGGGCCCTCCCTCCAGCGCGTCGTCTCGGGCCGCCCCGGTGCCCCGGTCACGGTCTCGGGGGCGTACGGGCCGCTGCCGTCGCGTTCCGTACGGTTCCTGGGGGCCGGGCTCGCCCACGCCCTCCAGCACATCCACGGCGCCGGGCTCATCCACCGGGACCTGAAGCCCTCGAACGTCCTCATGACCATCGACGGCCCGCGGGTCATCGACTTCGGCATCGCCCGCGCCCTGGAGTCCGTGCCCGACGGCGAGCTGACCCGCACCGGCATCCTCGTCGGCTCACCCGGCTTCATGGCCCCCGAGCAGGTGCGCGGCGAGCGGGTGACCACCGCCTGCGACGTGTTCTGCCTCGGGGCCGTCCTCGCGTACGCCGCGTCGGGGCGGCTGCCGTTCGGTACGGCCGAGAGCGGCGGGGTCCATGCCCTGATGTTCCGGACAGCGCGGGAGGACCCGGACCTGACCGGCGTACCGGAGGAACTGGCCGGCGTCGTACGGGACTGCCTGGCGAAGGACCCGGCGGCCCGGCCCGGTACGGACGACATCCTGGCCCGCCTGGGCGGGACGGAGGCGGACGAGCCCTGGCTCCCCGCCCAGCTCATCGCCCAACTCGGCCGCCACGCGGTGAGCTTGCTCGACGCGGAGGATCCGGAGCTCCCGGAGGGGCTGGACACTCCGAAGGCTTCGGGGGTCCCGGAGGCCCTGGACACGCCGGGAGCTTCGGGGGTCCCGAAGGCCCTGGACACGCCGGGGACTCCGGTGGTCCCGGAGGCCCCGGACCGGGCGCGGGCGGCCGGAGATCCCGCCGCCCCGGCGCCGCCGGAGTCCGGCCCGTACGCCGCACCCCCGGCGTCCGCGTCGCCCCGGCCCCATCCCGCCCCGTACGCCCGGGCCCCCCAGCCGTACAGCGGCGCTCCCGCCCACGGCGGCACCGCCGAACAGGCCCTCGCCCCGGCCTGCTTCGCCCCCACGCCTGCCCCGTCCGGCCGGGAGGGCCGCCCCCTCGGGGCCACCGTCGCGCTCATCGCCGTGGCCGTGGTCGTGGCGCTGGGAGCGGGCGGATCGGTGTACGCGTTCATGAAGGGCGGCACGCCGGGGAGGACCGTCTCCCCCGGACCGTCCGGGTCCGCCACGGAAAGGGGCGGGCAGCAGGGCGACGGGGGAACCGTCCCGGAGAACTTCCTCGGGACCTGGTCCGGCTCCATACCCGGCGAACAGGGTTCGGCCACACGGACACTGACCATCCGTCAGGGCGAGGTCGGCGACCAGGTCCTCGCCCTCACCGCCGAGGGGACCCTCGACTCCGGGGGCACGTACCACTGCGAGTTCGGCGCCCCGCTCGCCGGGCGCCCGCCGGCGGACGGCCCGGTCCGCATCGGGCCCTCCACGGTGTCCTCCGGCTCCCCGGCCACCTCCTGCACGCCGGGGAAGCCCACCGAGCTGACCCTGCTCCCGGACGGGACCCTGCGCCGGTCCACGGCCGGGACCGGCGAGAGTCTGATCTACACCAGGGCGGACTGA
- a CDS encoding MarR family winged helix-turn-helix transcriptional regulator produces the protein MREGGAGAQDVRLQQDLLSRTALTVFRLNGQFLSVADELARPGGLTAAWWQVLGAVLPEPLPVAGIARTMGITRQSVQRIADLLVERGLAEYVPNPAHRRAKLLRPTAAGHEAVALIEPSHTAFAARLVAELGAEEAADTVRVLERLSEAVDHLTAPEGPNASGGTGAREGVS, from the coding sequence GTGCGTGAGGGCGGCGCGGGCGCGCAGGACGTCCGGCTCCAGCAGGACCTGTTGAGCCGGACGGCGCTCACGGTGTTCCGGCTGAACGGCCAGTTCCTCTCGGTGGCCGACGAACTGGCGCGGCCGGGCGGCCTCACCGCGGCGTGGTGGCAAGTGCTGGGGGCGGTGCTGCCGGAGCCGTTGCCGGTGGCGGGGATCGCCCGCACGATGGGGATCACCCGGCAGAGCGTGCAGCGGATAGCGGACCTGCTCGTCGAGCGGGGGCTCGCGGAGTACGTCCCGAACCCGGCCCACCGCCGGGCGAAGCTGCTCCGGCCGACGGCGGCGGGACACGAGGCGGTGGCCCTGATCGAACCGTCCCACACGGCGTTCGCGGCGCGGCTGGTGGCGGAACTGGGGGCGGAGGAGGCGGCGGACACGGTGCGGGTGCTGGAGCGGCTGTCGGAGGCGGTGGACCACCTCACCGCTCCGGAGGGCCCGAACGCGAGCGGCGGAACCGGAGCGCGGGAAGGCGTGTCGTAG
- a CDS encoding DJ-1/PfpI family protein, translated as MTVSSGSTGDRTVHLAVYDTFADWETGYTTAHLTQNGYTVRTVGLTREPVTTMGGLCVRPDLALDELRPQDSALLILTGAAGWDTGDTLAPFARTARAFLDAGTPVAAICGATAGLAREGLLDDRTHTSAVSFYLAATGYAGGERYVDVDAVTDEGADTGGRLVTAGPTEPVALAREVFALLGVYGPEKLDAWYRLFHDSDASAYEVLESA; from the coding sequence ATGACCGTCAGCAGCGGCAGCACCGGCGACAGGACCGTGCACCTCGCCGTCTACGACACCTTCGCCGACTGGGAGACCGGGTACACGACCGCCCATCTCACGCAGAACGGCTACACCGTGCGGACCGTGGGACTCACACGGGAGCCCGTGACGACCATGGGCGGCCTGTGCGTCCGGCCCGACCTGGCGCTGGACGAACTCCGGCCGCAGGACAGCGCGCTGCTGATCCTGACCGGGGCGGCCGGCTGGGACACGGGCGACACGCTGGCGCCGTTCGCGCGGACGGCCCGCGCCTTCCTGGACGCGGGGACGCCGGTCGCGGCGATCTGCGGGGCGACGGCCGGGCTGGCGCGGGAAGGGCTGCTGGACGACCGCACGCACACGAGCGCGGTCTCGTTCTACCTCGCGGCGACGGGGTACGCGGGCGGCGAGCGGTACGTGGACGTGGACGCCGTCACGGACGAGGGGGCGGACACGGGCGGCCGGCTGGTCACGGCCGGGCCGACGGAACCGGTGGCGCTCGCGCGGGAGGTCTTCGCGCTGCTCGGGGTGTACGGCCCGGAGAAGCTGGACGCGTGGTACCGGCTGTTCCACGACTCGGACGCGAGCGCGTACGAGGTGCTGGAGAGTGCGTGA
- a CDS encoding aspartate aminotransferase family protein produces MTPHAPHAPYADPAAGAAVKAADRAHVFHSWSAQGLIDPLAVAGAEGSYFWDYDGNRYLDFTSGLVYTNIGYQHPTVIAAIQEQAGKLATFAPAFAVEARSEAARLIAERTPGDLDKIFFTNGGAEAVENAVRMARLHTGRTKVLSAYRSYHGATSTAINLTGDPRRWPSDNGSAGVVRFWAPFLYRSPFHARTEAEECARALQHLEDTLAFEGPSTIAAIILETIPGTAGIMTPPPGYLAGVREICDRYGIVFVLDEVMAGFGRTGAWFAADHFDVVPDLLTFAKGVNSGYVPLGGVAISAEIAATFETRPYPGGLTYSGHPLACAAAVATIGVMEDEKVVEHAARIGETVLGPGLRELAERHPSVGEVRGLGAFWALDLVRDRETREPLVPYNAAGEANAPMAAFGAAAKKEGLWPFINMNRTHAVPACNVSEAEAEEGLAALDAALSVADTYTVEGGKGA; encoded by the coding sequence ATGACCCCTCATGCCCCTCATGCCCCGTACGCCGACCCCGCGGCCGGTGCGGCCGTGAAGGCCGCGGACCGCGCGCACGTGTTCCACTCCTGGTCCGCCCAGGGCCTCATCGACCCGCTCGCCGTCGCCGGCGCCGAGGGGTCCTACTTCTGGGACTACGACGGCAACCGCTACCTGGACTTCACCAGCGGACTCGTCTACACCAACATCGGCTACCAGCACCCCACCGTGATCGCCGCGATCCAGGAGCAGGCGGGCAAGCTCGCCACCTTCGCGCCCGCGTTCGCGGTCGAGGCGCGCTCCGAGGCCGCGCGCCTCATCGCCGAGCGCACGCCGGGAGACCTGGACAAGATCTTCTTCACCAACGGCGGGGCCGAGGCCGTCGAGAACGCCGTCCGCATGGCCCGGCTGCACACCGGGCGCACCAAGGTGCTCTCCGCCTACCGCTCGTACCACGGGGCCACCTCCACCGCGATCAACCTCACCGGCGACCCGCGCCGCTGGCCCTCCGACAACGGCTCGGCCGGTGTCGTCCGCTTCTGGGCCCCGTTCCTCTACCGCTCCCCGTTCCACGCGCGGACCGAGGCCGAGGAGTGCGCCCGCGCGCTCCAGCACCTGGAGGACACCCTCGCGTTCGAGGGTCCGTCCACCATCGCCGCGATCATCCTGGAGACCATTCCGGGCACCGCCGGCATCATGACCCCGCCGCCCGGCTACCTCGCGGGCGTCCGTGAGATCTGCGACCGGTACGGGATCGTCTTCGTGCTCGACGAGGTGATGGCCGGATTCGGCCGCACCGGCGCCTGGTTCGCCGCCGACCACTTCGACGTCGTGCCGGACCTGCTGACCTTCGCCAAGGGCGTCAACTCCGGTTACGTGCCGCTCGGCGGCGTCGCCATCAGCGCCGAGATCGCGGCGACCTTCGAGACCCGCCCCTACCCCGGCGGCCTCACCTACTCCGGCCACCCGCTGGCCTGCGCCGCCGCCGTCGCCACCATCGGCGTGATGGAGGACGAGAAGGTCGTCGAGCACGCGGCCCGCATCGGCGAGACCGTCCTCGGCCCCGGCCTCCGCGAACTGGCCGAACGCCACCCCTCGGTGGGCGAGGTGCGCGGCCTCGGCGCTTTCTGGGCGCTGGACCTGGTCCGTGACCGGGAGACCCGCGAACCGCTCGTCCCGTACAACGCCGCGGGCGAGGCGAACGCCCCGATGGCGGCGTTCGGCGCGGCGGCGAAGAAGGAGGGGCTGTGGCCGTTCATCAACATGAACCGGACCCACGCCGTCCCCGCCTGCAACGTCTCCGAGGCCGAGGCCGAGGAAGGGCTCGCGGCCCTGGACGCCGCCCTCTCCGTCGCGGACACGTACACGGTGGAGGGCGGAAAGGGCGCGTAG
- a CDS encoding GntR family transcriptional regulator, translated as MRPGGGVTRNTLRRQIADALRDEVVAGRLPPGREFTVKQIAEQYGVSATPVREALFDLSAQGLLVSDQHRGFQVREFTVADYRAMAEARALVVDGLFRDPAGQVAIRTEALAPIRRRAAEAVRAAKGGDLDVLIGYDLRFWRELGQFVRNPHIADFLTRLRVQAWVFAVHRLRRDGMDEDVLWFGHEELVDAIGRGDRDQVRASMHAYYGHALAWAERLEAQEARETGPEPPEPPGRGA; from the coding sequence ATGAGGCCGGGCGGAGGCGTGACGCGCAACACCCTGCGCCGGCAGATCGCCGACGCCCTGCGTGACGAAGTGGTCGCGGGGCGGCTTCCGCCGGGCCGCGAGTTCACCGTGAAGCAGATCGCCGAGCAGTACGGGGTCTCCGCGACCCCCGTCCGTGAGGCCCTCTTCGACCTCTCCGCGCAGGGGCTCCTCGTCTCCGATCAGCACCGCGGCTTCCAGGTCCGCGAGTTCACCGTGGCCGACTACCGCGCGATGGCCGAGGCCCGCGCCCTCGTCGTCGACGGCCTCTTCCGCGACCCCGCCGGGCAGGTGGCCATCCGGACCGAGGCGCTCGCCCCGATCCGTCGCCGGGCCGCGGAGGCGGTCCGCGCGGCGAAGGGGGGTGATCTCGACGTACTGATCGGGTACGACCTGAGGTTCTGGCGGGAGCTGGGACAGTTCGTCCGCAACCCGCACATCGCCGACTTCCTCACCCGACTCCGCGTTCAGGCATGGGTGTTCGCCGTACACCGGCTGCGCCGTGACGGCATGGACGAGGACGTGCTGTGGTTCGGCCACGAGGAACTGGTCGACGCCATCGGCCGGGGCGACCGCGACCAGGTCCGGGCCTCGATGCACGCGTATTACGGCCACGCGCTGGCCTGGGCGGAACGCCTGGAGGCACAGGAGGCCCGCGAAACCGGGCCGGAGCCGCCGGAACCGCCGGGGCGCGGTGCGTGA
- a CDS encoding SLATT domain-containing protein, whose protein sequence is MSQPDMQPEGPPRKESDAGSGENGVAHSVAASGSPAGRRAEGRTEGGAGGRDLTGRPFPLGDWGEPAERLDELYRWVEAGALDTADWYLHDRIWKRRAARSLRMGTAAGAFAGAALPLLDLTGALSGSAGWGYLSLLLGAACMACDRYFGLTSGWIRNLATAQAVQRRLQVLQFDWASECVREVLGPTEGTASEATERCLGVLRRFSEDVTDLVRSETADWMVEFRAGPAPMGMQALASGSAGGRGEPAAPGRFSMPSVAARPNMPRQRPPESPR, encoded by the coding sequence GTGAGTCAGCCGGATATGCAGCCCGAGGGGCCGCCCCGCAAGGAGTCCGACGCGGGATCCGGTGAAAACGGAGTTGCGCATTCCGTGGCCGCTTCCGGCTCCCCGGCCGGGAGGCGCGCCGAAGGCCGTACCGAGGGCGGCGCCGGGGGGCGGGATCTGACCGGGCGCCCGTTCCCCCTCGGTGACTGGGGCGAGCCGGCCGAGCGGCTCGACGAGCTCTACCGCTGGGTCGAAGCCGGTGCGCTGGACACCGCCGACTGGTATCTGCACGACCGGATCTGGAAGCGGCGGGCCGCCAGGAGCCTGCGGATGGGAACGGCCGCCGGGGCCTTCGCCGGGGCCGCCCTGCCGTTGCTCGACCTGACCGGGGCGCTGAGCGGTTCGGCGGGCTGGGGCTATCTGTCGCTGCTGCTGGGGGCCGCCTGCATGGCCTGCGACCGGTACTTCGGTCTCACCTCCGGGTGGATAAGGAACCTCGCCACGGCCCAGGCGGTGCAGCGGCGGCTCCAGGTGCTCCAGTTCGACTGGGCGTCGGAGTGCGTACGGGAGGTGCTCGGGCCGACCGAGGGCACGGCCAGCGAGGCGACCGAGCGGTGCCTGGGGGTGCTGCGGAGGTTCTCCGAGGACGTGACCGACCTGGTGCGGTCGGAGACGGCGGACTGGATGGTGGAGTTCCGGGCCGGGCCCGCGCCGATGGGCATGCAGGCCCTGGCCTCGGGGAGCGCGGGCGGGCGCGGGGAGCCGGCGGCGCCGGGGCGGTTCTCGATGCCGTCGGTGGCGGCGCGGCCCAACATGCCGCGGCAGCGGCCGCCGGAGTCGCCGCGGTGA
- a CDS encoding YbaB/EbfC family nucleoid-associated protein — protein sequence MIPGGGQPNMQQLLQQAQKMQQDLAAAQEELARTEVDGQAGGGLVRATVNGSGELRSLVIDPKAVDPEDTETLADLVVAAVQAANENAQALQQEKLGPLTQGLGGGGGIPGLPF from the coding sequence GTGATTCCCGGTGGTGGCCAGCCCAACATGCAGCAGCTGCTCCAGCAGGCCCAGAAGATGCAGCAGGATCTCGCCGCGGCCCAGGAGGAACTGGCCAGGACCGAGGTCGACGGACAGGCGGGCGGTGGTCTCGTGAGGGCCACCGTGAACGGTTCCGGCGAGCTCCGCTCCCTGGTGATCGACCCGAAGGCGGTGGACCCGGAGGACACCGAGACGCTCGCCGACCTCGTCGTCGCGGCCGTCCAGGCGGCCAACGAGAACGCGCAGGCGCTCCAGCAGGAGAAGCTCGGCCCGCTGACGCAGGGGCTGGGCGGCGGAGGCGGCATTCCGGGTCTGCCGTTCTGA
- the recR gene encoding recombination mediator RecR, with product MYEGVVQELIDELGRLPGVGPKSAQRIAFHILQAEPTDVRRLAHALLEVKDKVRFCAVCGNVAQQEQCGICRDARRDLSVICVVEEPKDVVAIERTREFRGRYHVLGGAISPIEGVGPDDLRIRELLARLADGSITELILATDPNLEGEATATYLARMVKPMGLKVTRLASGLPVGGDLEYADEVTLGRAFEGRRLLDV from the coding sequence TTGTACGAAGGCGTGGTTCAGGAGCTCATCGACGAACTGGGCAGGCTGCCCGGCGTCGGCCCCAAGAGCGCGCAGCGGATCGCCTTCCACATCCTTCAGGCCGAGCCCACGGACGTACGCCGGCTCGCGCACGCCCTGCTGGAGGTCAAGGACAAGGTCCGGTTCTGCGCCGTGTGCGGCAATGTCGCGCAGCAGGAGCAGTGCGGGATCTGCCGCGACGCGCGCCGCGACCTGAGCGTCATCTGCGTGGTCGAGGAGCCCAAGGACGTCGTGGCGATCGAGCGGACGCGCGAGTTCCGGGGCCGCTATCACGTCCTGGGCGGGGCGATCAGCCCCATCGAGGGCGTCGGCCCGGACGACCTGCGCATCCGCGAGCTGCTGGCGCGGCTCGCGGACGGCTCCATCACGGAGCTGATCCTTGCGACCGACCCCAATCTGGAGGGCGAGGCCACCGCGACGTACCTGGCGCGGATGGTCAAGCCGATGGGCCTGAAGGTGACCCGGCTGGCCAGCGGCCTGCCGGTCGGCGGCGACCTGGAGTACGCCGACGAGGTCACCCTGGGCCGCGCCTTCGAGGGGAGGCGGCTGCTGGATGTCTGA
- a CDS encoding DUF5063 domain-containing protein codes for MSDATLNSVTQDPGDFAVQIADQIKTFIVAVTEVSKVEEPEEAVPVLLLQVSQLLLAGGRLGAYEDVLPDERYEPDLGAEPDADGLRERFAALLEPIDVYSEVFDPYEPRKAPVPHRISDDLADLVTDLGHGLAHYEAGRTAEALWWWQFSYFSNWGSTASAALRALQSLVAHIRLGQPLAELDGLDTDQDPGEDDLAEEAGRVMLQEIAAPLGLRPVK; via the coding sequence ATGTCTGACGCCACGCTGAACTCCGTCACGCAGGACCCGGGCGACTTCGCCGTCCAGATCGCGGACCAGATCAAGACGTTCATCGTCGCGGTCACGGAGGTGTCCAAGGTCGAGGAGCCGGAGGAGGCCGTTCCGGTCCTGCTGCTCCAGGTCTCGCAGCTCCTGCTCGCGGGCGGCCGTCTCGGCGCGTACGAGGACGTCCTGCCCGACGAGCGCTACGAACCGGACCTCGGGGCGGAGCCCGACGCGGACGGCCTGCGCGAGCGGTTCGCGGCGCTGCTGGAGCCGATCGACGTCTACTCCGAGGTCTTCGACCCGTACGAGCCCCGCAAGGCCCCGGTCCCGCACCGGATCTCCGACGATCTGGCGGACCTGGTCACGGACCTCGGCCACGGCCTGGCGCACTACGAGGCCGGCCGCACCGCCGAGGCGCTGTGGTGGTGGCAGTTCTCGTACTTCTCCAACTGGGGCTCCACCGCGTCCGCCGCCCTCCGCGCCCTCCAGTCCCTGGTCGCCCACATCCGCCTGGGCCAGCCCCTGGCGGAACTGGACGGTCTGGACACCGACCAGGATCCGGGCGAGGACGACCTCGCGGAAGAGGCGGGGCGCGTGATGCTCCAGGAGATCGCGGCCCCGCTGGGGCTGCGGCCGGTGAAGTAG